A portion of the Candidatus Nanopelagicales bacterium genome contains these proteins:
- a CDS encoding Mur ligase family protein → MVELADVAADLFERRPENDMEPTLDRVARVGRLLGDPWESFRVIHVTGTNGKTSTARMAEALIRAAGLRTGMFTSPHLESVTERIAVDGQPVSDEVFVAAFEEVRPYIDMVDAEELSGGRSRMTFFEVLTCLAFSVFADAPVDVAILEVGLGGAWDATNVARADVAVVTPISLDHTDWLGESVELIAAEKAGIIKSGARVVISAQLPEVEATLTRWCRDAGATFVRFGHDFDVVSRSLAVGGQVSTIRTPTGVYDDVFVPAFGRHQAENAAAALVAAEQMLTCGQRLDGEIVSAFGNVRFPGRLEQVAGNPLVITDAAHNPAGAAALADAVAESFSLGFLVVVLAVMADKDAVGILNALAEACDLVIVTRNASPRSLGADELGEVAERIWGPERVTVVQELPDAIDFARAKATELDGAVLVTGSVVTAAEARAYLRSERPEEDICE, encoded by the coding sequence ATGGTGGAACTGGCCGATGTCGCGGCCGACCTGTTTGAGCGGCGGCCGGAGAACGACATGGAGCCGACGCTGGACAGGGTGGCCAGGGTCGGGCGGCTGCTCGGCGATCCCTGGGAATCATTCCGGGTCATTCACGTCACTGGGACCAACGGCAAGACTTCAACCGCGCGAATGGCCGAGGCGCTTATCCGCGCCGCCGGTCTGCGCACAGGGATGTTCACCAGCCCTCATCTCGAATCGGTGACCGAGAGGATCGCGGTCGACGGCCAGCCGGTGTCTGATGAGGTGTTCGTGGCGGCCTTCGAGGAGGTGCGCCCGTACATAGACATGGTCGACGCGGAGGAATTGTCCGGCGGGCGCTCACGGATGACCTTCTTCGAGGTTCTCACATGCCTGGCGTTCTCAGTCTTCGCGGACGCGCCGGTCGATGTTGCGATTCTGGAAGTCGGACTCGGTGGCGCGTGGGATGCCACGAATGTGGCGCGCGCGGACGTGGCCGTAGTGACACCCATCTCGCTGGACCACACTGACTGGCTCGGGGAATCTGTGGAGCTGATCGCAGCGGAGAAGGCCGGAATCATCAAGTCGGGGGCGCGAGTCGTGATCTCCGCCCAGCTGCCGGAAGTTGAGGCGACGCTGACCAGGTGGTGCCGGGATGCGGGCGCGACTTTCGTGCGCTTCGGTCACGACTTCGATGTCGTCTCGCGTTCGCTGGCCGTGGGTGGCCAGGTGTCGACGATCAGGACGCCTACCGGGGTCTACGACGACGTGTTCGTGCCTGCCTTCGGTCGTCATCAGGCCGAGAACGCCGCCGCCGCGCTTGTTGCCGCTGAGCAGATGCTGACCTGCGGGCAGCGTCTGGACGGCGAGATTGTTTCAGCTTTTGGGAACGTCCGGTTCCCGGGGCGGCTGGAGCAGGTCGCGGGCAATCCGTTGGTGATCACGGACGCGGCCCACAACCCGGCTGGCGCGGCAGCTCTGGCCGATGCGGTGGCGGAGTCCTTCTCGTTGGGCTTCCTCGTCGTGGTACTGGCCGTCATGGCTGACAAGGACGCTGTCGGCATCCTGAATGCGCTGGCCGAGGCCTGCGATTTGGTGATCGTCACGCGCAACGCGTCCCCCCGCAGTCTGGGCGCGGACGAGCTCGGGGAGGTGGCGGAGCGGATCTGGGGGCCCGAGCGCGTCACAGTTGTCCAGGAACTGCCCGACGCCATCGACTTCGCTCGGGCGAAGGCTACTGAGCTCGATGGGGCCGTGCTGGTGACCGGATCGGTCGTCACGGCCGCGGAGGCGAGAGCATACTTGCGGTCTGAGCGCCCAGAGG